Proteins from one Sabethes cyaneus chromosome 2, idSabCyanKW18_F2, whole genome shotgun sequence genomic window:
- the LOC128735509 gene encoding pickpocket protein 28-like, whose amino-acid sequence MSQPESVQNGINHADMVEPSTKLQRGIKSSKLRKSLIKRFGYDKHIHQIHSLEDSFVDFCGSSSIHGVRYIGCRDNSYAEKLIWTVIFLTTLYFAGTNIIEAWIKWEKNPVKIVPSDGITYSWEIPFPAVTICPQTKSKRTMFEIGKAYRETGGNLDKFDDHLKGLLQLCDAPCLYNVNYSSPANARIVRMMHEIAPQLSDICESITWDLDKMNCTGMFQKILTEDGICYSFNPISAKEMFRDDRLHRRYSHSEASIPIQNWIPEVGYGSVDAEMEYPRRSFLDDKKIDLVINLRLDQNDYDYNCRTEQGFMVYVHSPEDFPQANYRAIYVPMGKSTYITVKATITELSNKLQGFTPERRKCFKAGEKQLEFFRVYTQKNCELECRAREQLFTEGCVNFALPHDEEDKICNVRKVHCTADGSRSRERKIRPQRSSGKKSCQCLPTCTYLKYESEMLQTDLDYWSIRNERRKSSNISYTQISVHYNKEKFPTFERTDSYTLTELLGTFGGLLGLFMGVSLLSFVEIVYFCTLRPFCVWRRKNRKLKLQQAKFSSDEPAS is encoded by the exons ATGTCTCAACCGGAGTCGGTTCAAAATGGGATTAACCACGCCGATATGGTAGAACCTTCTACGAAATTGCAAAGAGGCATTAAATCTTCCAAATTACGAAAGAGTTTGATTAAACGTTTCGGTTACGATAAGCATATCCACCAGATTCACTCGTTGGAGGATTCGTTCGTCGATTTCTGTGGAAGCAGTTCGATCCATGGGGTTCGATATATCGGTTGTCGAGATAATTCATATGCTGAGAA GTTAATTTGGACTGTGATCTTTTTGACAACATTGTACTTTGCCGGAACGAACATCATCGAAGCGTGGATTAAGTGGGAGAAAAATCCTGTTAAGATAGTACCTTCAGATGGGATCACATATAGTTGGGAGATTCCCTTTCCAGCCGTTACGATCTGCCCTCAAACAAAGTCTAAACGAACAATGTTTGAAATTGGAAAAGCTTATCGGGAAACCGGTGGAAATCTCGATAAATTTGATGACCATTTGAAGGGACTGCTACAGCTGTGTGATGCTCCCTGTTTGTATAATGTGAACTATTCAAGTCCAGCGAATGCACGAATCGTTCGTATGATGCACGAGATAGCACCCCAGTTGAGTGATATCTGTGAAAGCATCACTTGGGACTTGGATAAGATGAACTGTACTGGAATGTTCCAGAAGATTTTAACCGAAGACGGTATATGCTACAGTTTCAATCCGATTTCCGCGAAGGAAATGTTTCGCGATGATCGCCTCCATCGACGCTACAGTCATAGCGAAGCGTCGATTCCAATTCAAAACTGGATTCCGGAAGTCGGCTACGGATCGGTCGATGCCGAAATGGAGTATCCGAGACGGTCGTTCCTGGATGATAAGAAAATTGATCTGGTGATCAATTTACGCTTAGATCAAAACGATTACGATTACAATTGTCGAACGGAGCAGGGTTTCATGGTATATGTACACTCGCCGGAGGATTTCCCGCAGGCCAACTATCGGGCAATCTACGTTCCAATGGGGAAAAGTACCTACATCACGGTGAAGGCGACGATAACGGAACTTTCCAACAAATTGCAAGGGTTTACACCTGAACG GAGGAAATGCTTCAAGGCTGGTGAAAAACAACTGGAGTTCTTCCGAGTATACACACAGAAAAACTGCGAGCTGGAGTGCCGAGCACGGGAGCAACTGTTCACGGAAGGTTGTGTCAACTTTGCTCTACCCCATGACGAGGAGGACAAAATTTGTAACGTACGCAAGGTGCACTGCACGGCGGATGGCAGTAGAAGTCGCGAAAGAAAGATCCGACCCCAGCGGAGTTCCGGCAAAAAAAGTTGCCAATGTCTACCGACTTGCACTTATCTCAAGTATGAATCGGAGATGCTTCAAACCGACCTGGACTACTGGAGCATCCGAAACGAACGACGGAAATCTTCCAA TATTTCATACACCCAGATTAGCGTTCACTACAACAAGGAAAAGTTTCCGACTTTCGAAAGAACAGATTCCTACACACTGACCGAGCTATTGGGAACCTTCGGTGGTTTGCTGGGACTTTTCATGGGAGTGTCACTGCTGAGCTTCGTGGAAATCGTTTACTTCTGCACTCTACGGCCATTCTGTGTTTGGAGACGAAAAAATCGCAAACTAAAACTACAGCAAGCAAAATTTTCCTCAGATGAGCCTGCCTCCTAA